Proteins encoded together in one Drosophila albomicans strain 15112-1751.03 chromosome 2R, ASM965048v2, whole genome shotgun sequence window:
- the LOC117575376 gene encoding sialin produces MTTDLESSKLDKHNGHQPHHNNNELTESEPLTWRFWRKQRYIVVLLAFFGFFNVYSLRVNLSVAIVAMTENRTVTDADGNVSYEQDFPWDSKQKGLILSSFFYGYILTQFLGGYIGTKVGGNYVFGLGIGTTAILTLLTPLAANHSLEMFLAVRIIEGVFEGVTFPGIHAVWARWSPPLERSRMASIAFAGNYAGTVIAMPSSGLLAARYGWASVFYVFGAIGVLWLILWLLFVRAGPELDRFCSKEECEYIQKTIGYTGTRKIKHPWKAFFTSMAFYAIIASHFSENWGFYTLLTQLPSFLKDTLNFDLGKTGFISAVPYLAMGILLAVSGYLADWLQVKGIWTTTQVRRNFNCGAFLAQTVFMMLTAYIMDPTWSVIFITIAVGLGAFAWSGFAVNHLDIAPQHASVLMGIGNTFATIPGIVSPLLTGYIVGDSGDRDEWRLVFFISAGIYLVGCVIYWFYASGELQEWAKTPEQKALEAEQKQLQLTQRAGFVNTAADLKD; encoded by the exons atgaccACTGACCTGGAGTCATCGAAATTGGATAAACACAATGGCCATCAGCCGCATCATAACAA CAATGAGCTGACCGAGAGTGAACCGCTTACCTGGCGTTTCTGGCGCAAACAGCGTTACATTGTTGTGCTTTTGGCCTTCTTTGGCTTCTTCAATGTTTACTCACTGCGTGTGAATTTGTCGGTGGCCATTGTGGCCATGACGGAGAATCGCACTGTCACCGATGCCGACGGTAATGTATCCTATGAACAGGACTTTCCCTGGGACTCTAAGCAGAAGGGTTTGATTCTGAGTTCCTTCTTCTATGGCTACATTCTGACGCAGTTTCTTGGTGGTTACATTGGCACCAAAGTTGGCGGAAATTAT GTATTTGGCTTGGGTATTGGCACCACAGCAATATTAACACTGTTAACGCCTTTGGCTGCCAATCATAGTCTCGAAATGTTCTTGGCCGTGCGCATCATTGAGGGCGTCTTTGAGGGCGTCACCTTCCCGGGCATTCATGCCGTCTGGGCCAGATGGTCGCCGCCATTGGAACGCTCTCGCATGGCATCGATTGCGTTCGCCGGCAATTATGCTGGCACTGTGATAGCGATGCCATCGTCTGGTTTGCTTGCAGCACGTTATGGCTGGGCGAGTGTCTTTTATGTATTTGGCGCAATTGGCGTTTTATGGCTCATACTTTGGCTGCTATTTGTGCGTGCCGGGCCCGAGCTGGATCGCTTCTGTTCGAAGGAGGAATGCGAGTACATACAAAAGACGATTGGTTATACGGGCACTAGAAAAATCAAGCATCCTTGGAAAGCGTTCTTCACCTCAATGGCTTTCTACGCGATTATTGCATCACATTTCTCCGAGAACTGGGGCTTCTACACTTTGCTTACTCAACTGCCCAGTTTCCTTAAGG aTACACTCAACTTTGATCTGGGCAAGACGGGCTTCATATCGGCGGTGCCGTATTTGGCAATGGGCATTTTGCTGGCGGTCTCTGGTTACTTGGCCGATTGGCTGCAAGTGAAGGGCATCTGGACAACAACGCAAGTGCGTCGTAACTTCAACTGTGGCGCCTTCTTGGCTCAAACGGTCTTCATGATGCTCACCGCGTACATTATGGATCCCACTTGGTCGGTTATTTTCATCACAATTGCCGTGGGTCTCGGTGCATTCGCTTGGTCTGGATTCGC TGTCAATCACTTGGATATTGCGCCACAGCACGCCAGTGTGCTGATGGGCATTGGCAACACTTTTGCCACAATACCCGGCATTGTCAGTCCCCTGCTGACGGGTTACATTGTGGGCGATAGCGGAGACCGCGACGAATGGCGATTGGTATTCTTCATATCGGCGGGCATTTATCTTGTTGGTTGCGTCATTTACTGGTTCTATGCATCGGGCGAACTGCAGGAGTGGGCCAAGACGCCGGAACAAAAGGCTTTGGAGGCCGAGCAAAAGCAATTGCAGCTGACACAAAGAGCCGGATTCGTAAATACGGCTGCCGACCTAAAGGACTAA
- the LOC117574221 gene encoding mitochondrial dicarboxylate carrier yields the protein MDISNQQRISRWYFGGVASSMAAMVTHPLDLMKVLIQTNTEKMSIMDTTRKIVKEQGVLALYNGISASILRQYTYTLARFGFYTVGAGLVDTKPMSTKVLLAGMSGYVGGLIGAPADLVNVRLQNDVKLPLDQRRNYAHAIDGLVRVVKEEGWPSLFNGASMCAIRGAFMTVGQIAFYEQSKDVLIASGFAQRMDTYIIASIISAIAATALTQPIDVIKTRQMNSKAGEYKGLTDVILKTAVEGPSAFFKGSIPAMTRLGPHTVLLFLSLEFLRTNFGKLPESK from the exons ATGGATATTTCGAATCAGCAGCGTATATCCCGTTGGTACTTTGGTGGCGTGGCGAGTTCAATGGCAGCGATGGTCACTCATCCGCTCGATTTGATGAAGGTGCTGATACAAACGAACACAGAGAAAATGTCGATTATGGACACCACTCGCAAGATAGTCAAGGAACAAGGAGTCTTGGCGCTTTATAACGGCATTTCAGCTTCCATTTTGCGACAATACACATATACTTTGGCTCGCTTTGGATTTTATACTGTGGGTGCTGGTCTCGTGGATACGAAGCCAATGTCTACGAAGGTTCTGTTGGCAGGCATGAGTGGCTATGTGGGCGGTTTAATTGGTGCCCCTGCTGATTTGGTCAATGTGCGATTGCAGAATGATGTCAAGTTGCCGTTGGACCAGAGAAGAAA TTATGCCCATGCCATTGATGGCTTGGTGCGCGTGGTGAAGGAAGAGGGCTGGCCAAGTCTGTTCAACGGTGCCTCGATGTGCGCAATACGTGGCGCCTTTATGACGGTGGGCCAAATTGCATTCTACGAGCAGAGCAAGGACGTACTCATTGCGAGTGGCTTTGCCCAACGCATGGACACATACATTATTGCTTCGATAATTTCCGCTATTGCTGCGACAGCGTTGACCCAACCCATCGATGTGATTAAGACGCGACAAATGAACTCGAAGGCGGGCGAGTACAAAGGCTTGACTGATGTCATTCTCAAGACAGCTGTGGAGGGACCTTCAGCGTTCTTTAAGGGCTCCATTCCAGCCATGACACGGCTGGGTCCACACACGGTATTACTTTTCCTCTCACTCGAGTTTCTTCGTACGAATTTTGGCAAGCTACCAGAGTCCAAATAA
- the LOC117574632 gene encoding metallothionein-2: MACKGCGTNCQCSAQKCGNNCACNTDCKCVCKNGPKEQCCSSK; the protein is encoded by the exons ATGGCCTGCAAAGGATGCGGAACTA ACTGTCAGTGCTCGGCACAAAAGTGCGGCAACAATTGTGCCTGCAACACGGactgcaagtgtgtgtgcaaaaatgGACCCAAGGAGCAATGTTGCAGTAGCAAATAA
- the LOC117574631 gene encoding uncharacterized protein LOC117574631 — translation MSKFYVNSLENCELGNIPPTDFSGQPLHRHQLCVSKAALLRGIVILVLFNLCLVAFVYLLHFYVNTLPEDQRNNVNTVFCSVGALLLCITLIKLGDFSKNNPNFYYI, via the exons ATGAGTAAATTTTATGTGAATTCGCTTGAAAATTGCGAACTGGGAAACATTCCTCCCACTGATTTTAGTGGTCAACCTTTGC ATAGGCATCAACTATGCGTGTCGAAGGCCGCTTTACTGCGTGGCATTGTGATTTTAGTGCTGTTTAACCTTTGTTTGGTCGCTTTCGTTTATCTTTTGCACTTTTACGTCAACACTTTGCCTGAGGATCAACGTAATAATGTCAACACCGTCTTCTGCAGCGTTGGAGCTCTTTTGTTATGCATTACTTTAATCAAACTTGGA GACTTTTCTAAGAACAATCCAAACTTTTACTACATTTAG